CGCAGTTGCCCGGAACGGGGATTGTTTATGTACTGACCATTCGGGATGCGGAACGCGTGGCCAACTGGTTGAAGCAGCAGGGAATAAAGGCTGCGGCTTATTACAGCGGCGTGGAAGATGAGAATTTTGAGGACAGCCATTCGTACCGCTTATTTCTGGAAGAACAATTTTTATCAAACCGCATCAAAGCGTTGGTGGCAACCTCCGCCCTTGGCATGGGATACGACAAACCGGATGTCAGTTTTGTCATTCATTATCAGGCGCCGGCTTCGGTTATCAGTTATTATCAACAGGTGGGACGCGCCGGGCGCGCCATTCCCCTTGCCCATGGCGTGTTGCTTTCCGGGCGGGAAGATGAAGAAATCCATGAATATTTTCGGCAAACGGCCTTTCCGCCGGCGCATCATGTGCATGCCATTCTCAATGCCCTGGAACAGAGCGACGGATTGTCCATTCGCCAGCTTGAGGCGCAAATTAACTTGCGTAGCTCGCAGATCGAAAAGGCGCTCAAAGTGCTCAGCGTTGAAAATCCCTCACCGGTATTTAAGGACGGCAGTAAGTGGAAACGTACGGCTGTGGACTACAGGATGAATCATGAAATGATCGCCCGCTTAACAGCGCAACGCGAACGGGAATGGCGGGAAATTCAGCAGTACATCGATAGCGATAGGTGTCTGATGGTTCATCTGGCAAGGGCGCTGGACGATCCGTACGCCGAAGAGTGCGGCCGCTGCGCCAATTGTGTCGGAAAGCCTGTGGTGGAAATGAAAACCAGCGAGCCGCTAATTATTAAGGCAAAACGCTTTTTACGACATTCCGAAATTATTTTTAAGCCCCGGCGGCAGGTGGCCAAGGGCGCTTTTGTGCAATATGGATTCCGCGGGAATTTTCCGGAAGAATTGCGGGCTGAAGAAGGCCGAATTCTCTCGCGCTGGGGAGACGCGGGCTGGGGAAGAATAGTTGCAGAAAATAAACATAATGGCTATTTTAATGATGAATTGGTGGAAGCGGTTAAAGAAATGATTGAACAACGCTGGAGACCCGATCCACAGCCGCAGTGGGTTGCCTGTATCCCTTCTCAAAGGCATCCTGAACTGGTGCCCGACTTTGCCAGACGGCTGGCCAGAAGCCTGAAGCTCCCTTTTGTGGAATGTATTATAAAAGTAGCGGAGAATGAGCCGCAAAAATTGCAGCAAAACCGTTTTTATCAATGTCGGAATCTTGACGGTGTTTTTGAGATTAACGACCAGGTTTTGGATACGCCGGTGTTACTGGTTGACGACATAATCGATTCCGGATGGACGATGACGGTAGCCGCCGCTCTGTTGCGTCAAGCCGGTAGCGGATTGGTCTATCCGCTGGCGTTAGCTTCCACCAGCGCCAATGATTAATTTTGCAGTGGATAATAACTAAAGAGCGTGGATAAGATGATTTCTAACCTGACGCAGGCTATCCTGCTTTTGACCACCCATTTAAAGAAGAATGAAGAAAACGATGTGCGGCCGTTGACCCCAACCGAGTGGGGACGATTTGCAGCCTGGCTGAAAGAACAGGGGTTAACGCCCGATCGTTTACTGTTTGCTTTGCCCGCCGAGGTTTTAAAAGACTGGCGGGACGCTAAAATAACCGTCGAACGCATTGAAGCCCTTTTAGATCGGGGCTCTGCGCTGGCGCTGGCCGTTGAAAAATGGGAACGCAGCGGTCTGTGGATCATCACGCGCGCCGATGCCGATTATCCTTTAAAATTAAAAGAAAAGCTGGGCCCTCTGGCGCCCCCGGTTCTTTTTGGCTGTGGAAATCGAAATTTGATTAACCAGCGGGGCGTGGCTGTTGTGGGTTCCAGAAATGTCAATGACACAGATCTGCGGTATAGCCGGGAGCTGGGCGCTTTTCTGGCAAACTGCGGTTTTTCTGTTATTTCTGGGGGGGCCAGAGGCGTTGACGAGGCGGCCATGGCAGGGGCTCTGGAAATAGAAGGCACGGCGGTGGGCGTGCTGGCCAATGGTTTGCTGCAGGCCAGTTTAAGTCAAAAATACCGCGAGTATTTAAGACAAAAATCGCTCGCCTTAATTTCTCCTTTTAATCCGGAAGCAGGCTTTGATGTGGGCAACGCCATGCAACGCAATAAATACATCTATTGTCTTTCAGATGCGGCGGTGGCGGTCCATTCCGGCACAAAGGGCGGCACCTGGTCAGGAGCGCTGGAGAATCTTAAAAAAAAGTGGGCGCCTCTCTGGGTAAAACGAATAGATGATCCGCAGGCGGGAAATCGCCTGCTGGTTCAGAAAGGGGCCCGATGGCTCCCTGAAAAGGTGGATGAAATCCAGTGTGAATGGTTCTTAAATAAAGAAGTCCAGCAGGATTTATTTAGCTTTAACGCGCAAAAAAAGGAGCGCCAGACGGGCGAAATATCCTCAACAAAAATTTACGAAGGAACGAAAGACAAAGAAAAACAAATCAAAGAATCAGCGGAAAATAAATCGGCGATAGCAAAAAATATCGGAGATGCTGAAGATTCAGGTAAAACGCTTACACTGTACGATTTTTTTCTGACTCAATTGAAAAAGCTGTGCAGCGGTAAAGCGCGTTCGATTGAAGAGATAGCGAATGAACTGGAGCTTCAAAAATCGCAGGCTAACGTCTGGATAAAAAAGGCGCTTGCCGACGGAGTTATTAAAAAGTTAAACAAACCGGCGCGTTATTACTGGAATAAAGACAAACAAAAATCATTGCCGCTGGATTAAGCGGTTCAGGCGCTGCTTTTAAGCCCCGCCTGTGTTAGGCATCCGATGGAGTGATGGGGTAAAGGCCCCGCTGCTGGGCAGCGGGGCCTTTGGTGTTTGCCGTGTTGAAGCCAACGCGGTTAGCCGGGCCAGGGGGGGGGGAAATAGAGGCCCGGGGCGTTGCCCCGGGCCGCGCACCCCGCCGCACAAACGGAGCGCTCTGTCAGAGCGCTCCTTCCCCCCCCACCGAAACACCGCAATCGTTTTCCAGTTAAAAAGCGTCACTTTTCTCTCCTTCTAAAAATGACAATTACTGAAAAATTCCTTACATTTCTAAAAATCAATTTCTGATGAGGAAACCATGAAGCATCTGGTAATTGTTGACGGTGTGCGAACGCCATTCATCAAATTTAATACGCTGTTTAAAGACCTGCCCGCCCAGCGCCTGGGAGCGTTTGCCCTGCAGGCCTTGATTGAACGAAACCATTTGAAAGGGCACGAAATTGACGAGGTGATCGTCGGCAATGTAGCCCAGCCGCCCGAAGCCGCCAACATTGCGCGCAACATTGCCCTGTTTGCCGGGCTGGACGAACGAGTGCCCGCCTTTTCCGTGCAGCGCAATTGCGCCAGCGGCATGCAGGCCGTGGCCGATGCCTGGTATCGTGTGCAGGTCGGACACGGCCGCACTTACCTGGCAGGCGGCGTGGAAAGTATGTCGCAAATCCCACTTTTGTTCAATCGCCCGGCTCAGGATTGGTTCAACGATTTATTCAAAGCGCGCCGTACTGGGCAAAAATTAAAAACACTTTTGCGCATTCGGCCTTCCTACTTTAAACCGATCATCGGGTTGCAGCTGGGGCTTACGGACGGTTTTTGCGGGAAAAACATGGGGCAGGTAACCGAAGCGCTGGCAAAAGAATTTAGCATTGATCGTCAGGCGCAGGATGCCTTTGCCTTACAAAGTCACCAGAAGGCCGAGCAGGCGGTCAAAAAAAATATTTTTCAGCAGGAAATCGTTCCGGTCAGCGCGCCGGGAAGCAATCAACCGGTTAAAACGGACAACGGCATTCGTTTCGGTCAGACCATGGAGGCCCTGTCCCGCTTGAAACCGGTTTTTGATTCCAGAGAGGGAACCATCACGGCGGGCAACGCCAGCCAGATTACCGACGGGGCGGCCATGCTTTTGTTGATGGAAGAAGCCTACGCCCTCTCTTGCGGCTACCGGCCGTTGGCGCGTGTTAAAGCCTTTGCCTTTGCGGCGCTAAATCCGGAAAAGATGGGGCTGGGACCGGTTTACAGCATGCGGCGCCTTTTTGAAAAAAGCGGAATTACGCTTAAGGATATCGACCTGATAGAAATAAACGAAGCCTTTGCCGCCCAGGTCATCGCCAATCTGCAACTGGCCGAATCAAAAACGCTGTGTGAAAAATACCTGGGCTTAAACCGCCCGCTGGGAGCGATCGATCTCCAAAAATTGAACGTGAACGGCGGGGCCATTGCCCTGGGCCATCCGGTGGGCGCTTCCGGCGCTCGATTGCTGCTCACTCTGGCCAGGGAAATGAAACGCCGCCAGGCACAGCTTGGTCTGGCCGCTTTGTGCGTGGGCGGCGGTCAGGGAGCGGCCTTTTTGCTGGAAAATGTTCAGGCGTAGGGCGCAGAACACAGCGCGCCGTTTAGAGCGACTGAAAAAAGAGGAGTTTTTATGCAATCTGCGTTCCAATTACACATCGACGATCAAAATATCGCCCTGCTCTATTTTGATCTGCCAGACGAAAAAGTCAACCTGTTCAATGAGCGCGTGTTTGATGAATTAGATGAGATTCTGGACAGGCTGGAAAAAGCCCAACCGGCGGCGCTCTTAATTCTAAGCAAAAAAGAAGGCATTTACATTGCCGGAGCCGATGTTAACGCCTTTCAAAAAATCGACACCCTGGAGATGGGCTGGCAGGCGGCGCGCAGGGGGCAATTGGTGTTTCATCGTTTAAGCAAATTGCCGTTTGCGACCATTGCCGTCATTCACGGCGCCTGCATGGGCGGCGGCACAGAGATGAGCCTGGCCTGCGATTATCGCCTGGCTACTGATCACCCTAAAACGCGCATCGGGTTGCCAGAAGTTCGTCTGGGCATTTTACCGGGATGGGGCGGCACGCAGCGCCTGCCTGCAGTAACGGGACTTTCCGCCGCATTAAGCGTCATTTTGACCGGAAAGGCCGTTTCTGCAAAAAAAGCGCGCGCCATCGGATTGGTGGAGCGCCTTCTTGATCCTCATAAGGCGGTAGAAGAACAGGCGTTGAGCTTTGCCAGAGAGGCGATCCAAAAGGGCTCGAAAATTAAAAAGAGAAAAATATTCCGTGTGGAGCGAATTGGCTTCATTCGCCGCTTGATCTTCTCTCAGGCTCGTAAGCGCGTTTTAAAGCAAACGCAAGGTTTTTACCCGGCGCCATTAAAGGCGATTGAAGTCATCGAAAAAACATGGAATATGCCCATTGAACAGGGACTGGAAGTAGAAGCCCGTGCGCTGGCCGAACTGATCATTACGCCGCAGTCTAAAAATCTGGTGCGTTTGTTCATCTGGTCGGAAGAGCTCAAAAAAGAGGCTCGCAATATGCTTTCCGGCTACCAAGCTGGTCAGACGCAACGTATCTTCTTTTTCAATGTGGATTCAACATTTTCTGCATTGTTCCCTGTACTGCTGCGCAAGGGAATGAAAGTGGCTGTGATCGATTTTGACAAAGAGAGGTTGTCGGCCGTCCGGCAAAGTTTTCTCCGTCAGTTAAAACGGCAGCGGCAAAAAAAGAAAATAACCGCGGTTGAATTTGATCGCCTTTTGCAGGACATTTCTTTTTTAGACACGTTGCCTGCCATTGAACAGAGCGACTTGCTCTTTACCGGCCCGTGTAATGAATCCCTGTGGCGGCAAATTCAACAAAAGGCGCCGGAAACCGTGCGGCCGATTCCGGTTGCCCCTCCATTCATCAGTAAATCCTCAAACTGCGCAGCGGCCTTGAATTTTTGTACCTGGCAAAAAAATCCCTTTGCGGCGGAAGTTATTCTTTCTGATAATGAAGCGCAGGAAAGCTTCAGACCCCTTCTGGACTTGCTTTTGCGCATAAACAGGCTGCCGGTTATGACGCGCGATTATTCTATTGGTCTGGCAACGCGACTGTTTTTAACGTTGGTTGGAGAAGCGGCGCGCATGTTCAACGAGGAATACGCCGAAAAGCAAATCGATGAGGCTTTAACCCGTTTTGGCTGGACCCAGGGCCCCTTTGAAATGGCGCGTAAAATGGGGCTAAAAAATCTCCGTTTGTGGCTGCAACAGGTAGACCCGCAGAAAGACGATACCTTGCGCCTGGATGTAAAAGCTGTTTTAGAGTGGAGCGGCAATACTCGCTTCAGGCGTGGAGCGGTAAAGGCCACGGAAGCGGATGCGCAAAACATTCAGAACAGAGTTCATTTG
This sequence is a window from Caldithrix abyssi DSM 13497. Protein-coding genes within it:
- a CDS encoding RecQ family ATP-dependent DNA helicase — protein: MDQNTAERLLKIAVGNAAARFREGQWEAIDALVNQRRKLLVVQRTGWGKSLVYFISTRILRDRGGGPTIIISPLLALMRNQIEAAERIGIRAQTINSTNTKEWKEITEQVLDDQIDAILISPERLANESFLETLLLPIAERVGLLVVDEAHCISDWGHDFRPDYKRLVNVLRHLPPNLPLLGTTATANDRVIEDVRRQLGDIDVIRGPLMRKSLALQTGRLTDQAERLAWLAEQLPQLPGTGIVYVLTIRDAERVANWLKQQGIKAAAYYSGVEDENFEDSHSYRLFLEEQFLSNRIKALVATSALGMGYDKPDVSFVIHYQAPASVISYYQQVGRAGRAIPLAHGVLLSGREDEEIHEYFRQTAFPPAHHVHAILNALEQSDGLSIRQLEAQINLRSSQIEKALKVLSVENPSPVFKDGSKWKRTAVDYRMNHEMIARLTAQREREWREIQQYIDSDRCLMVHLARALDDPYAEECGRCANCVGKPVVEMKTSEPLIIKAKRFLRHSEIIFKPRRQVAKGAFVQYGFRGNFPEELRAEEGRILSRWGDAGWGRIVAENKHNGYFNDELVEAVKEMIEQRWRPDPQPQWVACIPSQRHPELVPDFARRLARSLKLPFVECIIKVAENEPQKLQQNRFYQCRNLDGVFEINDQVLDTPVLLVDDIIDSGWTMTVAAALLRQAGSGLVYPLALASTSAND
- a CDS encoding DNA-processing protein DprA, which encodes MISNLTQAILLLTTHLKKNEENDVRPLTPTEWGRFAAWLKEQGLTPDRLLFALPAEVLKDWRDAKITVERIEALLDRGSALALAVEKWERSGLWIITRADADYPLKLKEKLGPLAPPVLFGCGNRNLINQRGVAVVGSRNVNDTDLRYSRELGAFLANCGFSVISGGARGVDEAAMAGALEIEGTAVGVLANGLLQASLSQKYREYLRQKSLALISPFNPEAGFDVGNAMQRNKYIYCLSDAAVAVHSGTKGGTWSGALENLKKKWAPLWVKRIDDPQAGNRLLVQKGARWLPEKVDEIQCEWFLNKEVQQDLFSFNAQKKERQTGEISSTKIYEGTKDKEKQIKESAENKSAIAKNIGDAEDSGKTLTLYDFFLTQLKKLCSGKARSIEEIANELELQKSQANVWIKKALADGVIKKLNKPARYYWNKDKQKSLPLD
- a CDS encoding thiolase family protein, with the protein product MKHLVIVDGVRTPFIKFNTLFKDLPAQRLGAFALQALIERNHLKGHEIDEVIVGNVAQPPEAANIARNIALFAGLDERVPAFSVQRNCASGMQAVADAWYRVQVGHGRTYLAGGVESMSQIPLLFNRPAQDWFNDLFKARRTGQKLKTLLRIRPSYFKPIIGLQLGLTDGFCGKNMGQVTEALAKEFSIDRQAQDAFALQSHQKAEQAVKKNIFQQEIVPVSAPGSNQPVKTDNGIRFGQTMEALSRLKPVFDSREGTITAGNASQITDGAAMLLLMEEAYALSCGYRPLARVKAFAFAALNPEKMGLGPVYSMRRLFEKSGITLKDIDLIEINEAFAAQVIANLQLAESKTLCEKYLGLNRPLGAIDLQKLNVNGGAIALGHPVGASGARLLLTLAREMKRRQAQLGLAALCVGGGQGAAFLLENVQA
- a CDS encoding enoyl-CoA hydratase-related protein codes for the protein MQSAFQLHIDDQNIALLYFDLPDEKVNLFNERVFDELDEILDRLEKAQPAALLILSKKEGIYIAGADVNAFQKIDTLEMGWQAARRGQLVFHRLSKLPFATIAVIHGACMGGGTEMSLACDYRLATDHPKTRIGLPEVRLGILPGWGGTQRLPAVTGLSAALSVILTGKAVSAKKARAIGLVERLLDPHKAVEEQALSFAREAIQKGSKIKKRKIFRVERIGFIRRLIFSQARKRVLKQTQGFYPAPLKAIEVIEKTWNMPIEQGLEVEARALAELIITPQSKNLVRLFIWSEELKKEARNMLSGYQAGQTQRIFFFNVDSTFSALFPVLLRKGMKVAVIDFDKERLSAVRQSFLRQLKRQRQKKKITAVEFDRLLQDISFLDTLPAIEQSDLLFTGPCNESLWRQIQQKAPETVRPIPVAPPFISKSSNCAAALNFCTWQKNPFAAEVILSDNEAQESFRPLLDLLLRINRLPVMTRDYSIGLATRLFLTLVGEAARMFNEEYAEKQIDEALTRFGWTQGPFEMARKMGLKNLRLWLQQVDPQKDDTLRLDVKAVLEWSGNTRFRRGAVKATEADAQNIQNRVHLLLINRAAFLLEKGLAQRARDVDFLMVGALGFPPFAGGILKYGDHIGINAVINQLKQLSQRLGERFETSALLKQMSRERQLFYP